A DNA window from Ochotona princeps isolate mOchPri1 chromosome 32, mOchPri1.hap1, whole genome shotgun sequence contains the following coding sequences:
- the LPL gene encoding lipoprotein lipase → MKSQTSLLVALGLWLLIFPASASDRGRDFVDIESKFALRTPEDTVEDNCHLVPGVVESVANCHFNRSSKTFMVIHGWTVTGMYESWVPKLVAALYKREPDSNVIVVDWLNRAQQHYPVSAGYTKLVGKDVARFINWMEEELNYPVDNVHLLGYSLGAHAAGIAGSLTNKKVNRITGLDPAGPNFEYAEAPSRLSPDDADFVDVLHTFTRGSPGRSIGIQKPVGHVDIYPNGGTFQPGCNIGEAIRVIAERGLGDVDQLVKCSHERSIHLFIDSLLNEENPSKAYRCNSKEAFDKGLCLSCRKNRCNNMGYEINKVRAKRSSKMYLKTRSQMPYKVFHYQVKIHFSGTESGTQTNQAFEISLYGTVAESENIPFMLPEVSTNKTYSFLIYTEVDIGELLMLKLKWNSDSYFSWSDWWSSPGFIVGKIRVKAGETQKKVIFCSREKVPHLQKGKDSVVFVKCHDKSLSRKSG, encoded by the exons GAGGACGAGATTTTGTAGACATTGAAAGTAAATTTGCCCTGCGGACTCCCGAAGACACAGTCGAGGACAACTGCCACCTCGTTCCTGGAGTGGTAGAGTCTGTGGCTAATTGCCACTTCAACCGTAGCAGCAAGACCTTCATGGTGATCCACGGTTGGACG GTAACAGGGATGTATGAGAGCTGGGTGCCAAAACTTGTGGCTGCGCTTTACAAGAGAGAGCCAGACTCCAATGTCATCGTGGTGGACTGGCTGAACCGGGCCCAGCAGCACTACCCAGTGTCCGCAGGCTACACCAAGCTGGTGGGAAAGGATGTGGCCAGGTTCATCAACTGGATGGAG GAGGAATTAAATTACCCCGTGGACAATGTCCACCTCTTGGGCTATAGCTTGGGAGCCCATGCTGCTGGCATCGCAGGAAGTCTGACCAATAAGAAGGTCAATAGGATTACTG GCCTAGATCCTGCAGGACCTAACTTCGAATACGCAGAAGCCCCGAGCCGCCTGTCCCCAGACGACGCGGATTTTGTGGATGTCCTACACACGTTTACCAGAGGGTCCCCTGGGCGCAGCATTGGGATCCAGAAGCCGGTGGGACACGTTGACATCTACCCCAACGGAGGCACTTTTCAGCCCGGCTGTAACATTGGGGAGGCCATCCGTGTGATCGCAGAGCGTGGCCTTGGAG ATGTAGACCAGCTGGTGAAATGCTCCCACGAACGTTCCATTCACCTCTTCATCGACTCGCTGCTGAATGAGGAGAACCCCAGCAAAGCTTACCGGTGTAATTCCAAGGAGGCCTTTGACAAGGGGCTCTGCCTGAGCTGCAGAAAGAATCGCTGCAACAACATGGGCTACGAGATTAACAAGGTCAGAGCCAAAAGAAGCAGCAAGATGTACCTGAAAACGCGCTCCCAGATGCCCTACAAAG TCTTCCATTACCAAGTCAAGATCCATTTTTCCGGGACGGAAAGTGGCACACAGACCAACCAGGCCTTCGAAATCTCTCTGTATGGCACTGTGGCTGAGAGTGAGAACATCCCCTTCATGCT GCCTGAAGTGTCCACCAATAAGACATACTCCTTCCTCATCTACACAGAGGTGGACATCGGCGAGCTGCTGATGCTGAAGCTGAAATGGAACAGTGATTCCTACTTCAGCTGGTCCGACTGGTGGAGCAGCCCTGGCTTCATCGTCGGGAAGATCAGAGTCAAAGCaggagagactcagaaaaa GGTGATTTTCTGCTCCAGGGAGAAGGTACCCCACCTGCAGAAAGGGAAGGATTCCGTGGTATTTGTGAAATGCCATGACAAGTCTCTGAGCAGAAAGTCAGGCTG a